GGTAATGGCATCTATTTCAGGGGATAAATCCTTAATCGAAAGTTTTAAAAATAACGAAGATATTCACGCAAAAACTGCGGGGGAAATTTTCGGTGTCGGCGCCGATGCCGTCGATAAAGATATGAGGAGAAAGGCAAAAGTAATTAATTTTGGAATAATTTACGGCATGAGCCCTTTCGGCTTATCCAAAGAACTCGGTATTTCATCGGAGGAAGCAAGGCATTATATAGATTTATATTTTAAAAACCATCCCGCAATTAAAGAATATATGGAAAAAACGGTTAAAGAGGCAAAGACAAACGGATTCGTCAGAACGGCTTTCGGAAGAAAATGCTATATAGAAAACATAAATTCCCGAATAAGAAATTTATCTTCGTTTTCGGAAAGGGCGGCGATAAACGCTCCTATTCAAGGAACCGCCTCCGATATAATTAAAATTGCCATGGTAAATATTTATAAATACATTCAAAACGACGAAATTTTAAAAAACTCCGCAACAATGCTCCTGCAGGTTCACGACGAACTGATATTCGAAATAGAAGAATCAATAGCGAACAGCTTCGCAAAAGTCATCGCTCCCCTAATGACCGATCAAAATCTTCTGTCAGGCGTTCCGCTGTCCGTAAATATAGGTACCGCAAAAAACTGGGCGGAAGCTCACTAAGAAGTAAAAACCAAATAATTTTAACATCTTTTAATATTTTTTCTTGACAAATTTTTTACATGTGGTATAAATAAGATAAATAGGATTAAATTTATCCTGATTATTTTTTTGACAATTTTCAATTATGAGATAAAATTTTATTAAATAATATTAAATTTTAATTGATTAATAAAATATATCACTTATTTAATTTTATTTTAATTGTTTTTGATATAGAGTTGAGTTTTACATTTGTTCTTATATAATTTTAATTTAATTTTTTTCTAACTTTAAGGGGTGCTTTATGGATAGTACAGCTTTATTACTGGCGCGTATCCAGTTTGGAATGACGGCCTTTTTCCACTTTCTTTACCCGCCCTTGACCATCGGTTTGGGCTTGCTTTTAGTAATAACCGAAGGAACTTACGTTTTTACCAAAGATCAAGAGTACTTAAGAATTACCCGTTTTTTTGCAAAATTATTTGCTATTAACTTTGTCGTAGGCGTTGCATCGGGAATCGTTATGGAGTTTCAGTTCGGAACGAACTGGGCGCAGTATTCGTCTTTTGTAGGGGCTATATTTGGTTCTCCTCTTGCAATAGAAGGGCTGTTTGCTTTTTTTATGGAATCTATTTTCGTGGGCGTTATGCTTCTCGGATGGAACAGGCTTTCCGCTAAAGCCCACTGGGTATCTACCATACTTGTCGCATTCGGTTCTACTTTGTCCGGAGTATGGATATTAGTAGCAAATTCATGGATGCAGACGCCTGCAGGCTACAAAATAGGTTCAAATGGAATACCTAAAATGACAAACTTCTGGCAGATGGTATTTAATCCTTATTTTCCGTCGGAATTTACTCATGTCATAATGGGCGCATGGGAGTATTCAGCTTTTTTTATGGCGGGCGTTGCAGCATGGTTTTTAATTAAAAACAATAAAGATACGGTAATGAGGAAGGCTTTAAAAGTAGCCGTTATATTCGGCGTAATAGTTGCCTGCGGTCAGATTA
The DNA window shown above is from Candidatus Acidulodesulfobacterium acidiphilum and carries:
- a CDS encoding cytochrome ubiquinol oxidase subunit I — its product is MDSTALLLARIQFGMTAFFHFLYPPLTIGLGLLLVITEGTYVFTKDQEYLRITRFFAKLFAINFVVGVASGIVMEFQFGTNWAQYSSFVGAIFGSPLAIEGLFAFFMESIFVGVMLLGWNRLSAKAHWVSTILVAFGSTLSGVWILVANSWMQTPAGYKIGSNGIPKMTNFWQMVFNPYFPSEFTHVIMGAWEYSAFFMAGVAAWFLIKNNKDTVMRKALKVAVIFGVIVACGQIIVGDIGAREVVKYQPTKLAMMEALWHSQRYAPETLFALPNNATESNGPQIGIPSMLSMLSYLNPAAKVMGLNAAIRYINKKDSKLDHTKLTLAMFPPVWIVFWSFHIMMYFGFYFALVMLIALYLLLKNKLFDSPKMLKLLSFSTFLPLIAIELGWFTTEIGRQPFTVYGLLTTFNSVSKNVSAVDLGLSITMFVLIYITLASFAVYLFKRELKERVEGKDELAGESAKAAN